Proteins encoded within one genomic window of Verrucomicrobiia bacterium:
- the truB gene encoding tRNA pseudouridine(55) synthase TruB, which translates to MNTAKLPSLDGILLVDKPTNCTSHDMVDFVRKKFRFKKVGHCGTLDPLATGLIILTLERGTKIQDLLMSEDKVYEGTLELGKVTDTQDAQGKMIEEHPVAPEIQNQIPQAFKKFSGDFYQLPPMVSAIKKDGVPLYKLARQGKTIEREPRLVHVYRHEIQRIDLPEVDFLVECSKGFYVRTYCHDIGHLLGCGGHLKKLRRTRSGNFNVQQALTHDQLKAMESIETLRPHIISLPEVSRIRRF; encoded by the coding sequence ATGAATACAGCTAAGCTCCCTTCACTTGATGGCATTTTATTAGTCGACAAACCGACCAACTGCACTTCTCACGATATGGTGGATTTTGTGAGAAAAAAATTCCGTTTTAAAAAGGTAGGCCATTGCGGAACGTTGGATCCTTTAGCAACTGGCCTCATTATTTTGACTCTGGAACGTGGCACTAAAATCCAGGATCTTCTCATGAGCGAAGATAAAGTTTATGAGGGAACTTTGGAATTAGGAAAAGTCACTGATACCCAAGATGCTCAAGGTAAAATGATTGAAGAACACCCCGTAGCGCCCGAAATCCAAAATCAAATTCCTCAAGCTTTTAAAAAATTTTCCGGCGATTTTTATCAGCTTCCGCCTATGGTTTCTGCCATTAAAAAAGATGGTGTTCCCCTTTACAAACTAGCCCGACAAGGAAAAACGATTGAACGAGAACCACGCCTGGTTCATGTTTATCGTCACGAAATTCAGCGTATTGATCTGCCCGAAGTAGATTTTCTCGTGGAATGCAGCAAAGGATTTTATGTGCGCACTTATTGTCACGATATTGGGCACCTTTTGGGTTGTGGAGGGCATTTGAAAAAATTGCGACGAACGCGTTCCGGCAATTTCAATGTGCAACAGGCGCTCACTCACGATCAACTCAAAGCCATGGAAAGCATCGAGACATTGCGGCCTCACATCATTAGCCTTCCTGAAGTTAGTCGCATTCGAAGGTTTTAA
- the xdhB gene encoding xanthine dehydrogenase molybdopterin binding subunit, giving the protein MITHQPYHFTLNGKKIQITDESPNLTLLQYLRQNGHIGSKEGCAEGDCGACTVAILERNAKGEASYRAVNSCIMLLPMLAGREVITSEGLACHETLHPVQQAMVANHGSQCGYCTPGFVMSLFEAYYRKDLKQQWQINDQLCGNLCRCTGYRPIRDAAVEVLTGRFKNGVTDPFAERLECVKNESQLAPGQYAPNSKQFFLRPSSLKELLQMIHEFPDARLIAGGTELGVDIAKNFKYHPYLISTEAVGELKTITSTKQEWHIGAAATLTQIEETLQGEIPSIQKMLTVFASRQIRNRATLGGNLVNASPIGDMAPVLLTLDARLIVASMDGEREIPIDQFFLAYRKTALEPREILKSIIIPRQLPGRANSFKVSKRMELDISTVAAAFRVELDDAAQVKTARLAYGGVAATPVRAKKTEQFLLNKAWNRETLTEAMAIIKDEFTPITDARGTADYRRELIPSLLEKFFDEEEFPINYNAITPIPAPAIRPIPHESGHKHVAGTAIYVDDAAEPAGMLEVWPVCSPYAHARIIKRDAHLAKQMPDIVAVLMAEDVPGENDVGAVRHDEILLADKETLYHGHLVALVVGKTQEACRAAAAKVQVEYEPLEPVIDLKKAIAQNMFHTDPHVMERGDAKKVLNNSPNTLVGDFHFGGQEHFYLETHAAWAEPGEDGEMFVSSSTQHPSEIQIVVARVLGVSRHKVVCQSPRMGGGFGGKETQGNTPAALAAIAARKTGKRVRVRLNREQDMILSGKRHPFYAQFKIGFDNEGKLLALQADLFADGGWALDLSQPVADRALFHLDNSYYLPNVRATSRVVKTHIASNTAFRGFGGPQGMLVIEEIMDRIARQLGLPPETVRERNLYHGTGETNTTHYGQVIEDNRLQKIWHELIRSSDFHQRRKQLKQRNAENARFKRGIAITPVKFGISFTLTHMNQAGAFVVIYADGSVQLNHGGTEMGQGLHTKMIAVAVKELGVKVEQIRVMNTSTDKVPNTSPTAASSGSDLNGQAVKNACVILRERLTPVAMKLLEEEFQQKSSGIIFEDGEVYDKKFPHNKISFIALTQRAYVERISLSTTGFFATPGIYMDWSKGKGNPFLYFACGAAVTEVEIDSYTGMNRILRVDILHDVGSSLNEAVDRGQIEGAFVQGMGWLTCEELKWDDKGKLLTKCASTYAIPAISNAPIEFNVKLLPDAAQHNTIHGSKAVGEPPLMLAISVREALRDAIAAFSESGEQIPLPSPATNEAIYLTLKNRQTSKSNKSNKEKKSLKVSA; this is encoded by the coding sequence ATGATTACGCATCAACCTTACCATTTTACTCTGAACGGAAAAAAAATTCAAATTACTGATGAATCTCCGAATTTAACCCTTCTGCAATATTTGCGACAAAATGGTCACATTGGCTCCAAAGAAGGTTGTGCTGAGGGTGATTGCGGCGCGTGCACAGTAGCGATTTTGGAACGCAATGCAAAAGGTGAAGCCTCTTATCGTGCGGTAAATAGTTGCATTATGCTCCTCCCCATGTTGGCGGGTCGCGAAGTGATCACTTCGGAAGGATTAGCCTGTCATGAAACCTTACACCCGGTGCAGCAAGCGATGGTGGCCAATCACGGCTCGCAATGCGGTTATTGCACGCCGGGTTTTGTCATGTCACTCTTTGAAGCTTACTATCGCAAAGATCTGAAGCAACAATGGCAAATTAACGATCAACTTTGCGGCAATTTATGTCGTTGCACGGGTTATCGACCTATTCGCGATGCTGCAGTGGAAGTATTAACAGGACGATTTAAAAATGGTGTGACTGATCCTTTTGCGGAAAGATTGGAATGCGTTAAAAATGAGTCACAATTAGCGCCCGGTCAATATGCGCCTAATTCGAAACAATTTTTCTTACGTCCCAGTTCTCTCAAAGAGCTTTTGCAAATGATTCATGAGTTTCCCGATGCGCGACTTATCGCAGGCGGTACAGAACTGGGAGTCGATATTGCAAAAAATTTCAAATATCATCCTTACTTAATTTCCACAGAAGCCGTAGGGGAACTCAAAACGATTACCTCTACCAAACAAGAATGGCACATTGGCGCCGCAGCTACTCTCACCCAAATTGAGGAAACGTTACAAGGCGAAATTCCTTCCATTCAAAAAATGTTAACCGTATTTGCATCGCGCCAGATTCGCAATCGCGCCACGCTTGGAGGAAACCTGGTAAACGCCTCCCCTATTGGCGATATGGCACCGGTTTTATTGACTTTAGACGCGCGTCTCATTGTTGCCTCGATGGATGGTGAAAGGGAAATTCCGATTGATCAATTTTTCCTGGCTTATCGCAAAACTGCTTTAGAACCTCGCGAAATTTTGAAATCCATTATTATTCCCAGACAATTACCCGGGCGCGCCAATTCCTTCAAAGTCTCTAAGCGAATGGAATTGGATATTAGCACCGTGGCTGCTGCATTTCGTGTGGAATTGGATGATGCAGCACAGGTTAAAACCGCGCGTCTTGCTTATGGGGGTGTCGCAGCAACACCTGTACGCGCTAAAAAAACAGAACAGTTTTTACTTAATAAAGCGTGGAATCGCGAAACATTGACTGAAGCAATGGCTATCATTAAAGATGAATTCACGCCTATCACCGATGCACGCGGCACTGCGGATTATCGTCGTGAACTCATCCCTAGTTTATTGGAAAAATTTTTCGATGAAGAAGAATTTCCCATCAATTATAATGCCATTACGCCGATTCCAGCTCCCGCAATTCGACCGATTCCACATGAAAGCGGTCATAAACATGTCGCTGGCACCGCAATTTATGTCGACGATGCAGCGGAACCTGCTGGTATGCTCGAAGTCTGGCCAGTTTGTTCGCCTTACGCCCATGCGCGAATTATTAAACGCGATGCTCATCTTGCAAAACAAATGCCTGATATTGTTGCCGTGCTCATGGCAGAAGATGTGCCAGGTGAAAATGATGTGGGCGCGGTGCGACACGATGAAATTTTGCTCGCTGACAAAGAAACGCTTTACCACGGTCATCTGGTCGCACTAGTAGTTGGAAAAACTCAGGAAGCCTGTCGCGCAGCAGCCGCAAAAGTTCAAGTAGAATACGAACCTTTGGAGCCTGTAATTGATTTAAAAAAAGCAATCGCTCAAAACATGTTTCATACTGATCCGCATGTGATGGAACGAGGCGACGCAAAGAAAGTATTAAACAATTCGCCCAACACTTTAGTTGGCGATTTTCATTTTGGCGGTCAGGAACATTTTTATCTCGAAACTCACGCGGCATGGGCCGAACCGGGCGAAGATGGAGAAATGTTTGTGAGTTCATCCACGCAACACCCGTCCGAAATTCAAATTGTTGTCGCTCGCGTTTTGGGTGTTTCACGACACAAAGTCGTCTGCCAAAGCCCGCGCATGGGCGGTGGATTTGGTGGAAAAGAAACGCAAGGCAACACTCCCGCTGCGCTTGCTGCTATTGCTGCCCGAAAAACTGGTAAACGCGTCCGAGTGCGTCTCAACCGAGAACAAGACATGATTCTTAGCGGAAAACGTCATCCGTTTTATGCGCAATTTAAAATCGGTTTTGATAACGAAGGCAAATTACTGGCTTTGCAGGCGGATCTTTTTGCCGATGGGGGTTGGGCTTTGGATTTATCGCAACCTGTGGCCGATCGTGCGCTTTTTCATTTAGACAACTCTTATTACCTTCCCAACGTTCGCGCTACCAGTCGTGTTGTGAAAACTCATATTGCTTCCAACACAGCATTCCGCGGTTTTGGCGGTCCTCAAGGCATGTTGGTAATTGAAGAAATTATGGATCGCATCGCGCGTCAATTAGGTTTACCTCCCGAAACGGTTCGCGAGCGAAATCTTTATCATGGCACGGGTGAAACGAACACAACGCACTACGGGCAAGTTATCGAAGATAATCGTTTGCAAAAAATTTGGCATGAACTCATTCGCTCTTCCGACTTTCATCAACGTCGTAAACAATTAAAACAACGCAATGCAGAAAATGCCCGCTTTAAACGCGGCATTGCCATTACGCCGGTTAAATTTGGGATTTCTTTCACTTTGACACACATGAATCAGGCTGGAGCTTTTGTAGTGATTTATGCCGATGGCAGTGTGCAACTCAACCACGGCGGCACAGAAATGGGGCAAGGGCTTCACACTAAGATGATAGCGGTCGCTGTGAAAGAGCTGGGCGTCAAAGTCGAACAAATTCGTGTGATGAACACAAGCACCGATAAAGTGCCAAACACCTCTCCTACTGCTGCTTCCAGCGGCTCCGATCTCAATGGACAAGCCGTGAAAAATGCCTGTGTCATATTGCGCGAACGTTTGACACCCGTGGCAATGAAATTGTTGGAGGAAGAATTTCAGCAAAAATCGTCCGGGATCATTTTTGAAGATGGCGAAGTTTATGACAAAAAATTTCCGCACAACAAAATTTCTTTTATCGCTCTGACCCAACGCGCTTATGTCGAACGCATCAGTTTATCAACCACGGGTTTCTTCGCGACTCCCGGTATTTATATGGACTGGAGCAAGGGCAAAGGAAATCCTTTCCTTTATTTTGCCTGCGGTGCAGCAGTGACGGAAGTAGAAATCGATAGTTACACGGGCATGAATCGCATTTTGCGAGTCGATATTTTGCATGATGTTGGAAGCTCTCTTAACGAAGCGGTGGATCGTGGCCAAATCGAAGGTGCGTTTGTTCAAGGCATGGGCTGGTTAACCTGCGAAGAATTAAAATGGGATGATAAAGGCAAGCTCCTTACTAAATGCGCTAGTACTTATGCAATTCCTGCCATTAGCAACGCACCGATTGAATTTAATGTGAAACTGCTGCCCGATGCGGCACAACACAACACCATTCACGGCAGCAAAGCCGTGGGAGAACCACCTCTCATGCTTGCAATTTCTGTGCGTGAAGCGCTTCGTGACGCTATCGCAGCCTTTAGCGAGTCAGGCGAACAAATTCCTCTTCCCTCACCCGCTACGAATGAAGCGATTTATTTAACTTTGAAAAATAGGCAAACTTCAAAAAGTAACAAATCTAACAAAGAAAAGAAATCTCTTAAAGTCTCTGCTTAA
- the rpmE gene encoding 50S ribosomal protein L31 translates to MKLEIHPDYAETTIRCSCGATYHTRSTKRDLHISICAACHPFFTGQQKFVDTAGRVEKFSKRYGTTLIAGNKKTKAKK, encoded by the coding sequence ATGAAACTTGAGATTCACCCAGATTATGCGGAAACAACGATTCGTTGTTCCTGTGGCGCAACTTATCATACTCGTTCGACGAAGCGTGATTTGCATATTAGTATTTGTGCGGCTTGTCATCCTTTCTTTACTGGCCAGCAAAAATTTGTCGATACTGCGGGGCGCGTAGAAAAATTTAGTAAACGCTACGGCACGACTTTGATTGCTGGAAATAAAAAAACTAAAGCTAAGAAGTAG
- the prmC gene encoding peptide chain release factor N(5)-glutamine methyltransferase translates to MKLLELIQITSDYFQKQGVDSPRLNAEQLIAFGLGVKRLDLYLQFDREIDEGDLARLRNLVKRRASREPLQHIIGTAEFYGYTFKSDARALVPRPETEKLVELALSKATQKEGVLWDVGTGSGVIAITFLLQKPGWKAIASDISSEALALTQENAEKLKVVDRLQLIQCNLLEETMPLVDIIVSNPPYLPTSILKNLSPEVQADPEPALDGGENGLAIIRNLIEKADNYLKSGGWLLLEMGEDQKNEVMHMGEQSGLIEIEVLKDLSLKDRYFVAQKAQN, encoded by the coding sequence ATGAAGCTTTTGGAGCTCATTCAAATTACTTCCGATTATTTTCAGAAACAGGGAGTTGATTCGCCGCGATTGAATGCGGAACAGTTGATCGCTTTTGGGTTGGGAGTCAAACGGCTTGATCTTTACTTGCAGTTTGATCGAGAAATTGACGAGGGCGATTTAGCGCGATTGAGGAACTTGGTAAAACGACGTGCAAGCCGTGAGCCTTTGCAACATATTATTGGAACTGCTGAGTTTTATGGTTACACTTTTAAATCGGATGCGCGAGCTTTAGTGCCACGTCCTGAAACGGAAAAATTGGTGGAGCTTGCTTTGAGTAAAGCGACTCAAAAAGAAGGAGTTTTGTGGGATGTGGGGACGGGGAGCGGAGTTATTGCCATTACGTTTCTATTGCAAAAACCGGGATGGAAGGCAATTGCAAGTGATATAAGCTCTGAAGCGCTCGCTTTGACCCAAGAGAATGCTGAAAAATTAAAAGTGGTGGATCGATTGCAATTGATTCAATGTAATCTTTTGGAAGAAACAATGCCTTTAGTGGACATTATCGTCTCAAATCCTCCTTATCTACCTACTTCCATTTTAAAAAATTTATCTCCAGAAGTTCAAGCGGATCCTGAGCCAGCTTTGGATGGTGGAGAAAATGGTTTGGCTATCATCCGAAATCTTATCGAAAAGGCTGATAATTATTTAAAATCGGGTGGATGGCTTTTGTTGGAAATGGGAGAAGATCAAAAAAATGAGGTCATGCACATGGGAGAGCAGAGCGGTTTAATTGAAATAGAGGTTCTGAAAGATTTATCTTTGAAAGATCGTTATTTTGTTGCTCAAAAAGCACAAAATTGA
- the prfA gene encoding peptide chain release factor 1, producing MDLTPHFERLRKRFQEVEAQLSEGSVFSNPQKAQEVTREHSRLKAALADYEALQEVSRNLTANEKLLADGAEQDPEFLQMLEAEQEELKAKHAHLALAAQAALLPADPDEERNVIVEIRAGTGGSEATLFAADLYRMYTRYIEKNPFWKWEVMDLSPGELGGIREVIFQVFGEEVYKYFQFESGVHRVQRVPATEAQGRIHTSTATVAVLPEAKEVDIVIRPDELRIEVCRSGGPGGQGVNTTDSAVQVLHIPSGMIVRCQDGRSQLKNREKALNVLRSRLLEKQRAEEDAKYAANRKSQVGTGDRNEKIRTYNYPQNRITDHRINLTLYNLSEFMEGSIEEMLEALRKNHLEARLAELQ from the coding sequence CTGGATTTAACACCTCATTTTGAACGATTGCGAAAACGGTTTCAGGAAGTGGAAGCGCAACTTTCTGAGGGAAGCGTTTTTTCTAATCCTCAAAAGGCGCAGGAGGTCACGCGGGAACATAGTCGTTTAAAAGCCGCTTTGGCTGACTATGAAGCGTTGCAAGAAGTTTCTCGCAATTTGACGGCCAATGAAAAACTTTTAGCGGATGGTGCAGAGCAAGATCCTGAGTTTCTTCAGATGTTGGAGGCGGAACAAGAGGAGTTAAAGGCGAAACATGCTCATTTAGCTTTAGCGGCTCAGGCGGCTTTATTGCCAGCCGATCCTGATGAAGAGCGAAATGTGATTGTTGAAATTCGCGCGGGCACGGGTGGCAGTGAAGCGACTTTGTTTGCTGCTGATCTTTACCGAATGTATACGCGTTATATTGAAAAAAATCCGTTCTGGAAATGGGAGGTTATGGATTTGAGTCCAGGCGAATTGGGCGGTATTCGCGAAGTGATTTTTCAAGTGTTTGGTGAAGAGGTTTACAAATATTTTCAATTTGAAAGTGGTGTGCATCGTGTGCAGCGTGTTCCTGCAACTGAAGCGCAAGGTCGTATTCACACTTCCACCGCCACGGTAGCAGTTTTGCCCGAAGCGAAGGAGGTGGATATTGTGATTCGTCCGGATGAGTTGCGTATTGAGGTGTGTCGCTCGGGAGGGCCAGGTGGGCAAGGTGTTAATACTACTGATTCAGCGGTGCAAGTTTTGCATATTCCTAGCGGTATGATTGTGCGATGTCAGGATGGACGATCCCAATTAAAAAATCGTGAAAAAGCCTTAAATGTTTTACGTTCTCGATTGTTAGAAAAGCAGCGCGCAGAAGAGGATGCCAAATATGCTGCCAATCGCAAAAGCCAAGTAGGGACGGGAGATCGCAATGAAAAGATTCGCACTTACAATTATCCGCAAAATCGAATCACGGATCATCGCATTAATTTAACACTTTATAATTTGAGCGAATTCATGGAGGGTAGCATTGAAGAGATGCTAGAAGCCTTAAGAAAAAATCATTTGGAAGCGCGATTGGCGGAGTTGCAATGA
- the rnr gene encoding ribonuclease R, with the protein MSLETSLLKMLKREDYSPADFHTLRKKLNLKAHQTHEFSHLLERLEKQGVIVKIRNNAFALAKEADLVTGRLRFNKNGAATLIPLEPLSFPIHIPFENTATALHNDLVVARLESRPIHRRGVYHKTGIVIKILERSRTELVGTLKKSQQFYYVVPDDARFPHDVYVKPSLPTAPQSIISTGSKVLVKLLEWTDRQRNPEGTIIEILGKPEEPGVDMLSILKHYNLSSDFPDEVLEECRNLSKNLDVKNRRDCRSHLVITIDPDDAKDFDDAISLAPASEGQWKLWVHIADVSHYVSPGSHLDREARKRGNSTYLVDRVIPMLPPILSNDLCSLKPHVDRLTACVEFLISSKGKVIKTQFYRAIIHSKHRYTYQEAFKVLQRQPKNSTERMLHQIHHLAQKFRRQRFSSGSLDLDFPESKIRLNTQGEVVGVERVENDISHQLIEECMLLANEAVAKYLKTKKRPSLYRIHETPDPEKLQEFREMVCAYHIPCGDLTSRREIQKLLQHLKKDSLGQALKIGLLRSLKRACYSPQPLGHYGLAKIHYTHFTSPIRRYADLIVHRSLFDNAKKFLGQGALKEVSEHISLTERNSAEAEQDSKTTKMLQFLQQQITSNKRVPYEALITDVQNFGFFADVHDLCLSGLVPVSSMKKDFYLFDASRFQLRGKRTRHLIAIGDKVKVQVLNVDFYKKRVDFSLATESS; encoded by the coding sequence ATGTCATTGGAAACAAGCCTTCTTAAAATGTTAAAACGCGAGGATTATTCGCCGGCAGACTTTCATACCTTACGAAAAAAATTAAACCTCAAAGCCCATCAAACTCACGAGTTTAGCCATCTCCTCGAACGGCTTGAAAAACAAGGAGTGATTGTTAAAATCAGAAATAACGCATTTGCACTAGCAAAAGAAGCCGATCTCGTGACTGGCCGACTTCGTTTCAATAAAAATGGCGCAGCAACACTGATTCCTTTAGAACCCCTTTCCTTCCCTATCCATATTCCTTTTGAAAATACAGCTACTGCATTACACAACGACCTCGTAGTCGCTCGTCTGGAATCTCGTCCTATTCATCGGAGAGGAGTCTATCATAAAACCGGTATCGTCATAAAAATTTTGGAGCGCAGCCGAACTGAATTAGTCGGCACTTTGAAAAAAAGTCAGCAGTTTTATTATGTCGTTCCAGATGACGCCCGATTTCCGCACGACGTTTATGTGAAACCCTCCCTTCCCACTGCGCCACAATCCATTATTTCAACCGGCAGCAAAGTGCTGGTAAAATTACTCGAATGGACAGATCGACAACGCAATCCTGAAGGAACCATCATCGAAATCCTGGGTAAACCGGAGGAGCCGGGCGTAGACATGCTTTCGATTCTCAAACACTACAATTTATCGAGCGATTTCCCTGATGAAGTTTTGGAAGAATGCCGCAATTTATCAAAAAACTTAGATGTAAAAAATCGCCGCGATTGCCGTTCCCATCTCGTCATCACCATCGACCCCGACGATGCTAAAGATTTCGACGATGCCATTAGTTTAGCTCCTGCCTCAGAAGGTCAATGGAAACTTTGGGTACATATCGCCGACGTCTCTCACTACGTCTCACCCGGCTCTCATTTAGACCGCGAAGCGCGCAAACGCGGCAATTCCACCTACCTCGTCGATCGCGTCATCCCGATGTTGCCACCTATTTTAAGTAACGATCTTTGCTCACTCAAACCGCATGTTGACCGTCTAACCGCCTGTGTCGAATTTCTTATTTCGTCTAAAGGCAAAGTTATCAAAACTCAATTTTATCGAGCCATTATCCACTCCAAACATCGCTACACTTATCAAGAAGCGTTCAAAGTTTTACAACGACAACCCAAAAACTCGACAGAACGCATGCTGCACCAAATTCATCATTTAGCTCAAAAGTTTCGTCGCCAACGATTTTCAAGCGGTTCACTCGATCTTGATTTTCCTGAATCCAAAATTCGTCTCAACACCCAAGGTGAAGTGGTCGGAGTAGAGCGCGTCGAAAATGACATTTCTCATCAACTCATCGAAGAATGCATGCTCTTAGCTAATGAAGCTGTAGCAAAATATCTCAAAACCAAAAAGCGCCCCTCGCTTTATCGCATTCACGAAACGCCCGATCCGGAAAAACTCCAAGAATTTCGTGAAATGGTTTGCGCCTATCACATTCCATGTGGAGATTTAACTTCACGACGCGAAATACAAAAACTATTACAACACCTCAAAAAAGATTCATTAGGCCAGGCACTAAAAATTGGTTTATTACGCTCTTTAAAACGCGCCTGCTACTCCCCTCAACCCCTCGGCCACTATGGTCTAGCCAAAATCCATTACACCCACTTCACCTCACCTATCCGACGCTATGCGGACTTAATCGTGCATCGCAGCTTATTTGATAACGCCAAAAAATTCCTTGGCCAAGGCGCCTTGAAAGAAGTTTCTGAACATATTTCCTTAACCGAACGCAATTCTGCAGAAGCCGAACAAGACAGCAAAACCACTAAAATGCTACAGTTCTTGCAACAACAAATCACCTCCAACAAACGCGTCCCTTACGAAGCGCTGATTACCGATGTGCAAAATTTTGGATTCTTTGCAGATGTTCACGATCTTTGTCTGAGCGGTTTAGTCCCCGTTTCCTCCATGAAAAAAGATTTTTATTTATTTGATGCCTCTCGCTTTCAACTACGCGGCAAGCGAACTCGTCACTTGATCGCTATCGGCGACAAAGTAAAAGTCCAAGTTCTGAATGTAGATTTTTACAAAAAACGCGTAGATTTTTCTTTAGCAACTGAGTCGTCTTAA
- a CDS encoding bifunctional riboflavin kinase/FAD synthetase codes for MKTLHAISELVSLPKPLCLAIGVFDGVHRGHQALIAAVKKEALTRQALDVIVTFEPHPLKILRPEAPPQLLTSTRHKLYILESFKVSATLVIPFNLAFSQTLPEDFIQQLVDASPSLKLIGIGHRWEFGYQRMGNAKLLEKLGQRYHFDVLELSPVIEDNETISSTRIRQAVRDGNLHQAALLLGRPFSLFGKVVKGQGLGEQLQFPTANLDLEGEKLPPFGVYAARCQVQNQTYQAAVNIGIRPTFNSNTPTVEAHLLNFTGDLYGKDIEIFLLKKIRDEKKFSGVEDLKQQIKKDIEQIKKT; via the coding sequence GTGAAAACGCTTCATGCCATTTCTGAACTTGTCTCCTTACCAAAACCGTTATGTCTCGCTATTGGTGTATTTGATGGCGTGCATCGCGGTCATCAAGCCCTTATTGCTGCTGTAAAAAAAGAGGCTTTAACCCGACAGGCTCTCGACGTTATTGTCACTTTCGAGCCTCATCCCCTAAAAATTCTTCGCCCCGAAGCCCCACCTCAACTTCTTACTTCAACTCGACATAAGCTTTATATTTTAGAATCTTTCAAAGTTTCTGCAACACTCGTGATTCCTTTTAATTTAGCATTTTCTCAAACCTTACCTGAGGATTTCATTCAACAACTGGTGGATGCTTCTCCATCTTTAAAACTGATCGGCATCGGTCATCGTTGGGAGTTTGGTTATCAAAGAATGGGCAACGCCAAACTGTTAGAAAAATTGGGACAACGCTATCATTTCGATGTTTTAGAATTATCCCCCGTCATTGAAGATAATGAAACCATTAGTAGCACCCGCATTCGTCAAGCCGTTCGTGATGGCAATCTGCATCAAGCAGCCCTTTTGCTAGGCCGCCCTTTTTCACTTTTTGGTAAAGTAGTTAAAGGCCAGGGCTTGGGAGAACAACTCCAATTTCCTACAGCCAACCTCGATTTAGAAGGAGAAAAATTGCCTCCCTTTGGTGTTTATGCCGCTCGATGTCAGGTTCAAAACCAAACCTATCAAGCCGCGGTCAACATTGGAATTCGTCCAACTTTTAACTCCAATACACCAACTGTAGAAGCTCATTTATTAAATTTTACAGGCGATTTATACGGAAAAGATATAGAAATTTTTCTTCTCAAAAAAATTCGTGACGAAAAAAAATTTTCCGGTGTAGAAGATTTAAAACAACAGATTAAAAAAGATATTGAACAAATCAAAAAAACTTAA
- a CDS encoding TIGR02594 family protein, with protein MENEIIMSGVGKAPQAPLKEGFFAGLNFYMQPKNFLAIGRGRRDILTTKELVAPICDPSNWMLMAGCEDASGIKEISGSENSERIIEYHDSTKLRANDDETPWCSSFVNWTMEQAGYPGTNSAAALSWKNWGQEAEEPVYGAIAVIDYGKGKGHVGFVAGVSKDGKTVYLLGGNQSDQVKISAFSVDKIASYRMPDAINPDTYSPPPIVENQRVQNHTTLNQTR; from the coding sequence ATGGAAAACGAAATTATTATGAGTGGTGTGGGAAAAGCACCTCAAGCACCTTTAAAAGAAGGTTTTTTTGCAGGTTTGAATTTTTATATGCAGCCCAAAAATTTTTTAGCGATTGGACGAGGGCGACGTGATATTTTGACTACAAAAGAATTGGTTGCTCCAATTTGTGATCCTAGCAACTGGATGCTTATGGCAGGCTGTGAAGATGCGAGTGGTATTAAAGAAATTAGCGGTTCTGAGAATTCTGAGCGAATTATTGAGTATCATGATTCCACTAAATTGAGAGCTAATGATGACGAAACACCTTGGTGTAGTTCATTTGTAAATTGGACTATGGAACAAGCGGGTTATCCAGGTACCAATAGTGCGGCAGCTTTGTCTTGGAAAAATTGGGGACAGGAAGCTGAAGAACCTGTTTATGGTGCCATTGCAGTGATTGATTATGGAAAAGGCAAGGGGCATGTCGGTTTTGTTGCTGGAGTTTCAAAAGATGGAAAAACGGTTTATTTATTAGGTGGTAACCAAAGCGATCAAGTAAAAATTTCCGCTTTTTCTGTTGATAAAATTGCAAGCTATCGTATGCCGGATGCAATTAATCCTGATACTTACTCTCCACCACCAATTGTGGAAAATCAGAGAGTTCAAAATCATACGACTTTGAATCAAACACGTTAA